The genomic interval GGCATCCGAAGGCAACATCTATACCGGTTTTCTCTACGCCGGGTTGATGATTTCGGCGGAAGGGCAGCCCAAGGTGATTGAATTTAACTGCCGCTTTGGCGATCCGGAAACCCAGCCCATCATGTTGCGCCTACGTTCCGATCTGGTTGAACTCTGTCTGGCGGCCTGCGACGGTAAACTGGACGAAAAAACCTCTGATTGGGATGAACGCCCGTCCCTTGGCATTGTGTTGGCTGCTGGAGGGTATCCGGCTGAATATCGTACCGGTGATGTGATCTCTGGGCTGCCGACACAGGATATGGCAGACGGTAAAGTGTTCCATGCCGGTACTAGACTGAACGGCGACGATGTCGTGACCAATGGTGGACGTGTACTGTGCGTGACTGCGCTCGGTAACAGTGTGGCGCAAGCGCAACAACGCGCTTATGAACTGGCGAACCCCATCAAGTGGCAAGGCAGCTTCTGTCGAACCGATATTGGCTACCGCGCTATCGACCGGGAAAAAGCCTGACAACAGCTAGCGGGTGGGCCTCAGTTCTCACCCAGCGCAACCATTCCCGCGCATCGTCGCGGGAATCATCGTTACAGCGTCTCCGCTGTCGGCTCCCAACGACAAAGATCGGCATTCGCCACCAGCAGCAATTGCGTACCCGCGTTGGACACCAGCCAGGCAATGCTGACCGGCGCTCGCGCATTCTGCTGACGCTGCCGGATCCAGGCCAACGATGAACCGTCCAATGCCGGTTTCAGTACCTTCCCGTCGCAAGCGACGACACGACCTTCCTGCCACACGCCTTGCAGCAAACGCACATTCCCTGCGCGCATGACGTCACTCATTTCCAGCATGCGCCGGGCATCAAACTGATACAGCGCGATCTCATCTTCCGACAACGATTCCCGCCGATCGGGCAGTTGACGCTGCATAAAATTTACCGCACCGTCCTGATCAAAACGCAGCCTGACCTGATCCTGACTCGCTGATGCTCCATGACGCTGCTGAACATCCCGCAGGACGCCCTGCTGGAACTGATAACGGGTAATCTGGGTATCCTGCCCCTGAAGCGGACTGAATACCGTCATCAGGGTCGTCGTGTGCTGTTGCTCGTCATCCATGCGCCATAACCGCACCACACCGCGATCAGCAAGATAACCACCCGCATACAACGCCGGCGGCGGAGAATGGCTGCTACAGGCGGTCGCCAGCGCTATCACCAACGCGAACAGACTCCGCCTGAGAAAAAGCAAAAGGGGCGAAAACGCCCCTCTGCTTAAACCTGTTTTCGACATGCGCTTATTTAACGGCGTCTTTCAGTGCTTTACCAGCAACGAAGGCAGGCACGTTAGCGGCAGCGATTTTGATTTCTTTGCCAGTCTGCGGGTTGCGGCCAGTGCGCTCGTTACGATGATTGACTTTAAACGTGCCAAAACCAACTAATTGTACTGCATCACCTTCTTTCAGCGACTCAGTAATTGCCGCCAACGTTGCTTCCAGCGCAGCTTTAGCCTGGGTCTTGGAAAGGTCAGCCTTGTCAGCAATTACATCAATCAGTTGAGTCTTATTCATAAGTTATCCTTACAGTGTGTTTATCGCTTGCTAAGCATCGAGTGCGACGGATATGCCATCTCCCATCATACTTAGAGCAGCAGGCGCGTTGGCCTTCCTGCAATTCGAAGTATTTAGGGTGTAGTAGCACCCTCCTGCATACACGCACCGACAGCCACTTTTATTACGCCCCCCAAATGTAGACCAGACAGGGTGCGGTGTGAAGCCTTTAGACCCGCCATTTCAGGCCTTAAATCACGTTTTATCGCGCTATTGATACAAATTTATCCCAATGTTGCTGATTCCTGCTTCACGCAGGTCGGCGCGCAGTCCCTTGATCAGCTCAATGTCCCGCTCCTCGCAGCCTGCCAGCAGGCGAAAAATCTCCCACTGGATATCCCATTCTTCTTCAATGGCGGGTAAAACCTTCAGTTCATCATCGGTCATTTCACGACCGGCTTGAGTCATTTCCAGCATGGCGACGGTACGAATAGACGCCTCGCTGATCGCTATCGCATGCGCTAACGTTTCACCGCTCAACTGCGAGTGCAGTAATTCGCTCAACGCAATACATGCGTCAATCGCCGGGTACACGCCATAAATATCGTAATCATCCGCAGCGGGGATCGCTTCTTCCAGTTTTTCAAGCTGGCTATCGAAGTTCACCCTGGCGTCTTTGACTACCAGCGTCTCCCACACCAGATCGAGAATCCTCCGATAAAGCTGCGCATCAAAAAAAACCGGTCTCCTGGCAAAACGCATGATAATTGGGGTACATACGTTCACAAAGACAGGCCATGAAGGTGACATGCTGCCAGCTTGCCAGTTTCTCCAGACGTAAATGAATGGGGTTACGTAACATGATTGTTCCCGATAAATGATGGCCGCAGTGTAATAAAAAACGGCGACACTGCCATATGCCCGAATTCCTAAAGTTTTCCGCGCGGCATTATCCTACAGCCGATGCTGACGTTGCCAGCGCTGAAACGCCGGACGGTTGGACGCTACCGCATCGGCCCAGCGTGTCGGCTCCGGCAGACGATACCCGCGCATGCAACGCATCACCCACAGCAACGCGCTATCTATTGCTACACGATGCCCAGTGGAGACAAACAGCGGATTACAACGCGCCTTGCTACGCCACACCCAGCCTATCTGTTCGCTCCGATCCATCAGCGGTTGTTGGCTGCCCACCTCTGCCGCCAGCGGCGCGACCTGTCCGCAAAGCCGTTTCTTCGCCACGCCGATGGTCGGCACATTCACCAACAGGCCGAAATGGCTGGCAACGCCAAGACGACGAGGATGGGACACGCCGTGCCCATCCACAAACAGCAATTCGGGACGATGGCTCAGCATTTCCCAAGCCGCCAGCAACGCGGGCGACTCGCGGAACGACAAAAAACCGGGGATATAAGGCATCACGGTGGGAATGCGCGCAACCCGGTACTCCACCAGCTCTAGCGAAGGGTACGCCAACACCACCAACGCAGCGCGCGTGACGTCGCCGCCCTGCTCGAATCCCACATCCGCGCCGGCAATAAAAGCAGGTTGCTCAAACGGCATATCGTCATGACGCACCACCTGGGATGCCTTGTCGATCTGCTCCTCGCGCAATGCATTAATATCCATCAGTTTTTCTCTGATGATACGGTTCAGACAACCGGTGCACCGCCTCGACAAACGCGCCGGCGTGCTCCGGCGGCACGTCCTGATGGATACCATGTCCCAGATTGAACACATGGCCGGCGCCGGCGCCGTATCCCGCCAGAATCGACGCGACTTCCTGTTCGATACGGGCCGGCTGCGCATACAGCAGCGAGGGATCCATATTGCCCTGCAGCGCCACCCGATCGCCGACGCGCCGACGGGCGTCGGCGATATCGGTGGTCCAGTCCAGCCCCAGCGCATCACAGCCGGTATCCGCCATCGCCTCCAGCCACTGGCCGCCGCCCTTGGTAAACAGCGTCACCGGCACGCGACGCCCGTCGTTTTCGCGCAGCAAACCATCGACAATCTTGTGCATGTAATGCAGCGAGAATTCACGATAATCAGCACCGCTCAGCGCGCCGCCCCAGGTATCAAAAATCATTACGGACTGGGCGCCGGCGCGAATTTGCGCGTTCAGATACAGCGTGACGCTGTCCGCCAGCTTGTCCAACAGCAAGTGCAGAGTCTCCGGCGCGGTAAACATCATCTTCTTGATCACAGTGAATGCTTTACTGCTGCCGCCTTCCACCATGTAGGTCGCCAGCGTCCAGGGGCTGCCGGAAAAGCCGATCAGCGGCACGGCGCCCGCCAGATTCCGCCGAATAGTCCGCACGGCGTTCATGACATACCCCAGTTCCAGTTCCGGATCGGGGATCGGCAGCTTCACCACATCGGCATGCGACGTCACGGGAGAGGTGAAACGCGGCCCCTCGCCGGCTTCAAAATAGAGCCCCAACCCCATGGCATCGGGCACCGTGAGGATATCCGAGAACAGAATGGCGGCATCAAGATGGTAACGACGCAACGGCTGTAAGGTGACTTCGCAGGCCAGTTCCGCATTGCGGCATAGCGACATAAAATCGCCCGCCTGCGCGCGCGTCGCGCGATACTCCGGCAAATAGCGCCCGGCCTGACGCATCATCCATACCGGCGTCACATCCACTGGCTGGCGCAATAAAGCTCGCAGATAGCGATCATTTTTCAGGTCAGTCATGTTTTTTCCTTTTAGGCCTGCAGACAGGCATCGTTCGTTATCTCGGGTTAACACGCCGCTTAACTATCCGCTTCGCGGCACAGCACCACGGTATCTTCGATCAGGCGGCGGGCGACCGTGCCGGGCGGCGGCAACTCAGGCAGGCGATCATAACGAAACCAGGCGGCGTCGCGCAGTTCCGAAGGGTCGTGCCGCAGTTCGCCACCGGCATACTCCGCCGTATACGCCATCATCAGCGAATGCGGAAACGGCCAAGGCTGTGAGCAGACATAACGCAGATTCTTAATACGCACATTGCTCTCTTCCATGACTTCTCTGGCAACCGCCTGCTCCAGCGTTTCGCCGACTTCGACGAAGCCGGCCAGCGCGGTGTACATATTGCCGCGATGGCGCAAATGCTGAGCAAGCAGGATTTTCTCTTCATGGCGGATGGCAACGATAACGCAAGGCGCAATCTGCGGATAGTAACGTTCCCGGCAATGCGGGCAGAGGCAGGCCAGTTCGGTCGTGCTGTGAACCATGTCATGGCCGCAATAACCGCAAAAACGGTGTGAGCGATAGAACGCCTCCAACTGCACAGCCCGGCCAGCCAGTTGGAACAATACGGCGTCATGGCTCAGCAACTGACGCACCGAACCCATATCCTGCGCCATCTCGTGCTGCACCAGCCATACCGCCTCGCCCTGCCATTCACCAATCTGTCGCGCTGCGCGCTGTTGCAGATGCCACTGCGCCGCACGCCCATACGGCAGTTCTCCCTGGGGTTGCCAAACTTGCTGTCGGTGGCAGACCACCCACCAGCCGGACTCATCCCCTTTCAGCGTCAGTTCCATATTTCTATCGCCTCTTTTTTGTCGCCGGACGGCATGTGACGGCTCTGGGCGCATTATCCGGCGCGTGTGCGGCCTTGGCAATGCGCTTTCCCTGAATGCCGCGACGACGCAAACGATTGGCCCCGTCGTAACACGGCGTCATGATTTGGCTTTTGACAGCCGTCGGAACCCGGCATAAAGTGTGGGGCTACCACCCCCGAAGCGGGGTGAGGCGGCGCCCCTGAACGTGATTTATCAGGCGCAGCCAGAAATCTTGTCGGAGTGCCCAGCCTGTAAAAAACGCAGGCGGGCTGAGACCGTTAATTCGGGATCCGCGGAACCTGATCAGGTTAAAACCTGCGAAGGGAACAAGAGTAATCTCACTGCCAGAACCTGTTGATGCAGCCTGCTTCAATCGGTTCACATCCAGCCATTACTCCCTCCGAGCTCCAGACAAGCAACCTTTCCCTACACCGTTAAGGAATTTGCTATGTCTACAGAACAGAAACCCGCCGCCGGGCAAAACCACGCCAGCCGTCGTGCGCAACGTGAAGCGGCGCAACAGTTTATCGACTCGCTGCAAGGCACCGCCTTCCCCCAATCGCAACGCATCTATCTGACCGGTTCGCGTCCGGACTTACAGGTACCGATGCGCGAAATCCAGCTCAGCCCGACGCTGGTCGGCGGCAACCGCGACAATCCGCAGTACGAACCCAACGAACCGGTGCCGGTTTACGATACCTCGGGCCCCTACGGCGACCCGGCCGCCCGGCTGGATGTCCGTCAAGGGCTGGCGAAAACGCGCGCCGCCTGGATCGACCAACGGCAGGATACCGAACCGCTGCACGAACGCAGTTCCCGCTTCACCCAACAGCGGCTGGCGGACGCCGGCCTCGACCATCTGCGCTTTGAGCACCTGCCGTCCCCCAAGCGCGCCCAAGCCGGGCGGTGCGTCACCCAACTGCACTACGCTCGCCGTGGCGTCATCACCCCGGAAATGGAGTTCATCGCCATCCGTGAAAACATGGGGCGCGAGCGCATTCGCGGCGAGGTGCTGCGCCAACAGCATCCCGGACACAGCTTTGGCGCGCATCTGCCGGAGAACATCACCCCGGAGTTCGTGCGTCAGGAAGTGGCCGCCGGCCGCGCCATCATTCCGGCCAACATCAATCACCCGGAATCGGAGCCGATGATCATCGGCCGTAATTTTCTGGTCAAAGTGAACGCCAACATCGGCAACTCGTCCGTCTCCTCCTCCATTGAAGAGGAAGTGGAAAAACTGGTGTGGTCGACCCGCTGGGGCGCAGACACCGTGATGGATCTGTCCACCGGCCGCTACATCCACGAAACCCGCGAATGGATCCTGCGCAACAGCCCAGTGCCGATCGGCACGGTGCCCATCTATCAAGCGCTGGAAAAAGTGAACGGCATCGCGGAAAACCTCAATTGGGAGATCTTCCGCGACACCCTGCTGGAGCAAGCCGAACAGGGGGTGGACTATTTCACCATCCACGCCGGCGTACTGCTGCGCTACGTGCCGATGACCGCCAAACGTCTGACCGGCATCGTCTCGCGCGGCGGCTCGATCATGGCCAAATGGTGCCTGTCGCACCATCAGGAAAACTTCCTCTACCAGCATTTCCGTGAAATTTGCGAAATCTGTAGCGCCTATGACGTCGCGCTGTCGCTGGGCGACGGCCTGCGCCCCGGCTCGATTCAAGACGCCAACGACGAAGCCCAGTTCGCCGAACTGCACACGCTGGGCGAACTGACCAAAATCGCCTGGGAATACGACGTACAGGTGATGATCGAAGGCCCCGGCCATGTGCCGATGCAGATGATCCGCCGCAACATGACCGAGGAGCTGGAGCACTGCCACGAAGCGCCGTTCTATACGTTAGGCCCGCTCACCACCGACATCGCGCCGGGTTACGACCACTTCACCTCCGGCATCGGCGCGGCGATGATCGGCTGGTTCGGCTGCGCCATGCTGTGCTACGTCACGCCGAAAGAACACCTGGGTCTACCCAACAAAAACGACGTTAAACAAGGGCTTATTACCTACAAGATCGCCGCTCATGCCGCCGATCTGGCGAAAGGCCACCCCGGCGCGCAGATCCGCGATAACGCCATGTCCAAGGCGCGATTCGAATTTCGCTGGGAAGACCAGTTCAATCTGGCGCTCGACCCGGAAACCGCCCGCGCCTACCACGACGAAACCCTGCCGCAGGAATCCGGCAAAATCGCGCATTTTTGCTCAATGTGCGGGCCGAAATTCTGTTCGATGAAAATAACCCAGGAAGTCAGAGACTACGCCGCCCGGCAGGAAGCGCAGGCGCAGCCGATCGACGTCGGTATGGCACAGATGTCCGCCGAATTC from Musicola paradisiaca NCPPB 2511 carries:
- a CDS encoding DUF1481 domain-containing protein gives rise to the protein MSKTGLSRGAFSPLLLFLRRSLFALVIALATACSSHSPPPALYAGGYLADRGVVRLWRMDDEQQHTTTLMTVFSPLQGQDTQITRYQFQQGVLRDVQQRHGASASQDQVRLRFDQDGAVNFMQRQLPDRRESLSEDEIALYQFDARRMLEMSDVMRAGNVRLLQGVWQEGRVVACDGKVLKPALDGSSLAWIRQRQQNARAPVSIAWLVSNAGTQLLLVANADLCRWEPTAETL
- the nudC gene encoding NAD(+) diphosphatase, which codes for MELTLKGDESGWWVVCHRQQVWQPQGELPYGRAAQWHLQQRAARQIGEWQGEAVWLVQHEMAQDMGSVRQLLSHDAVLFQLAGRAVQLEAFYRSHRFCGYCGHDMVHSTTELACLCPHCRERYYPQIAPCVIVAIRHEEKILLAQHLRHRGNMYTALAGFVEVGETLEQAVAREVMEESNVRIKNLRYVCSQPWPFPHSLMMAYTAEYAGGELRHDPSELRDAAWFRYDRLPELPPPGTVARRLIEDTVVLCREADS
- the hupA gene encoding nucleoid-associated protein HU-alpha, yielding MNKTQLIDVIADKADLSKTQAKAALEATLAAITESLKEGDAVQLVGFGTFKVNHRNERTGRNPQTGKEIKIAAANVPAFVAGKALKDAVK
- the hemE gene encoding uroporphyrinogen decarboxylase encodes the protein MTDLKNDRYLRALLRQPVDVTPVWMMRQAGRYLPEYRATRAQAGDFMSLCRNAELACEVTLQPLRRYHLDAAILFSDILTVPDAMGLGLYFEAGEGPRFTSPVTSHADVVKLPIPDPELELGYVMNAVRTIRRNLAGAVPLIGFSGSPWTLATYMVEGGSSKAFTVIKKMMFTAPETLHLLLDKLADSVTLYLNAQIRAGAQSVMIFDTWGGALSGADYREFSLHYMHKIVDGLLRENDGRRVPVTLFTKGGGQWLEAMADTGCDALGLDWTTDIADARRRVGDRVALQGNMDPSLLYAQPARIEQEVASILAGYGAGAGHVFNLGHGIHQDVPPEHAGAFVEAVHRLSEPYHQRKTDGY
- the nfi gene encoding deoxyribonuclease V (cleaves DNA at apurinic or apyrimidinic sites) translates to MDINALREEQIDKASQVVRHDDMPFEQPAFIAGADVGFEQGGDVTRAALVVLAYPSLELVEYRVARIPTVMPYIPGFLSFRESPALLAAWEMLSHRPELLFVDGHGVSHPRRLGVASHFGLLVNVPTIGVAKKRLCGQVAPLAAEVGSQQPLMDRSEQIGWVWRSKARCNPLFVSTGHRVAIDSALLWVMRCMRGYRLPEPTRWADAVASNRPAFQRWQRQHRL
- the thiC gene encoding phosphomethylpyrimidine synthase ThiC, with product MSTEQKPAAGQNHASRRAQREAAQQFIDSLQGTAFPQSQRIYLTGSRPDLQVPMREIQLSPTLVGGNRDNPQYEPNEPVPVYDTSGPYGDPAARLDVRQGLAKTRAAWIDQRQDTEPLHERSSRFTQQRLADAGLDHLRFEHLPSPKRAQAGRCVTQLHYARRGVITPEMEFIAIRENMGRERIRGEVLRQQHPGHSFGAHLPENITPEFVRQEVAAGRAIIPANINHPESEPMIIGRNFLVKVNANIGNSSVSSSIEEEVEKLVWSTRWGADTVMDLSTGRYIHETREWILRNSPVPIGTVPIYQALEKVNGIAENLNWEIFRDTLLEQAEQGVDYFTIHAGVLLRYVPMTAKRLTGIVSRGGSIMAKWCLSHHQENFLYQHFREICEICSAYDVALSLGDGLRPGSIQDANDEAQFAELHTLGELTKIAWEYDVQVMIEGPGHVPMQMIRRNMTEELEHCHEAPFYTLGPLTTDIAPGYDHFTSGIGAAMIGWFGCAMLCYVTPKEHLGLPNKNDVKQGLITYKIAAHAADLAKGHPGAQIRDNAMSKARFEFRWEDQFNLALDPETARAYHDETLPQESGKIAHFCSMCGPKFCSMKITQEVRDYAARQEAQAQPIDVGMAQMSAEFRARGSELYHSAASLPQEENR